The DNA sequence CTGCTCACAGACATGCACTGGTTCTGGGATACACAACCGCTTCCTTCCTTACTCACTTAATGCcacacttttccaaacacaaaaacacacaccacaccttccatcacaatacatccacaccttccatcacaatacatccacaccttccatcacaatacatccaCACATTCTGTGCCATATGTCTTTTGTTTGCTATGCTTATCTCCACCATGTTGAGTGCTTGTGTTCCAATTCGTTATATTTATTTGGCTATTTATCCTTTCTTCTAATAGCGTCTTATCCATTTATAAAATACTATAAATAGAAAGTTCAATAATTATTTTACTACATTCCCTATCTTGAATGGTATAGTGTAGTTGTAGTTTATTTAACAATTACTTAATTGTAATTGCTTTTCtattaattttttaaaattattacaATCCCTACCATGGCTAGTATTTGGTGTTCCATTATTCGACTCCTCTATGAGAACATTGTAATTTTTTAAATAGCCACGGAGTGGTCTTTGTGTCTCGGAACATTTGGTTGTCAATATACAATTTATTGACTACGAGAGCTACATGCCTCCCTTTTAATCTATTCTCAGGAACTTCTTCTCTTTCTTGAATACCAACCAGTATGTACTAGATTCTCTCATAGATCTAGTCTGTATGttaagtaaggcttctctcagaaagatgttctcctttttaagttcaTTAACGTCTGTTGCTCCCATTTCTATCGTAAGCCACTTTAGATTAATGAGATGCAGTGTGGCTTTCTTTTGATGCCGGTTCTGTTACAGGCAACGATTCTACAGCCTTTTAGGTTGTTTTCACAATAACACCCTTAACTAGAGTTTTTTGCTCTAAAGCAGTCTTCCGCCCGGCGGATGGAGAGTGGAGCAGTACCGTTCATGTTCCAGGTGAACGCATCTCTGAGCTTCTGCCCATCAATCTCCATGTCCAGACGGATGGGAACCAGCACCTCGGCCTGAGACGCGTTCTCGTGGATCACCGCCGGGTCGTGGTCGTCAAAGCTTTGCAGAGGGAAGAAGACAAGGTGTTAGACTAAACTACAGTCTACGAAACGTTAGTACGACATTTGTTGGCATTCCACAGTCATTGGAGACCCCATTAAAGACATTTATCGTGAACAGCAGGCTCTAAAATCTACCGCTAATTTAGCTTTTACTCACTTCCAACAGGTCATTGCTAGCAAAAGATGAATCCAATCAGCGTCATTGTACACCGGTGGCCATATTTGATACACCATTGGGAATGATGAATTGATGCTTATCACATGGGaattctttgtctctctgtcagcATTCTACTAGCCTGGTGGTCTAGTCTGTTTGTACATTAGCCAACTCCTTTCTGTGTTTGTTCATTTGTCATGCTAACCATATGTATGGCTTGGCAACAATAGGAGAGTTGGCTCCACACAAACAATTGGCCAGGGTAGTAGTCTACGCATTCTAGTAAAGTATTTTTAGTTctgtgttggaccccaggaataTTAGCAGACTTCAGAACTTCAGCTAATGTGGATCCTaatacaattataaactgggtggttcaagccctgaattctgattggctgacagccgtggtatatcagaccgtataccacgagtatgacaaaacatgtatttttactgctctaattatgttggtaaccagattataatagtaataaggcacctcaggggtttgtggtatatggccagtataccacggctaagggctgtatccaggcactccactttGCGTCATGCGTAAGAACTGCCCTTTGCTGTGGTATATTTGTCGTATACACCATACCCCCTCGTGCTTTATTGCTTAATTCAACAATGGCAAATTCTATTGTCCTGCCCAATTGGGTGGACTGTGAAAGATTCAGGGATCTGTCTGCTCTACTGATTTGTAGGGTATTTCCCAGTCTAGATGTCCATCAACACTAACATTCAGAGTGCAGCGTGCACAACATGCACTGTTCAACAGATCACATCTGTGCCAGAGAAAGGAGATGTTCACTAAAGAAGCCACAAGATGGGTCTCACCAAAACCACAGCAAAAGGAGCAATGCTTTGAGCCAGACATGCTTACGTTGTGTTTTCAAGGTCTTGAATAAAAAGAAGATGTGATTTCTAGCATTGTATAGGCCTTTTGGAGACTGTGTCAACTGTTGACAACCTAGCTGGGAAAGTGATACTAGGTCTACATTCTTTTAAAAAGGATTCAAAACCCACAGAAGTGGTAGACCTCCGAAGTAAACAAGTGTTGTTTATTATCCCACCCTGTTGCCTTAGCAACTTAAGCTATACGAGGTGAAAAGGCATCACTGTTTATTCACCCAGTTTGCATCACTCTTTGTTTGTTCAAATAATTTGGTTATTTAGGCCTACATTTCACAAGTTAAGGGTGTCCTATTACAAAACGAACTTTTCTACCATCAGATAAACAAGACCCTAACATAACTTAGTATGTACTTCCCTATTTATTATCTAAACCGTAGTTACAAACGCAAACAGAAACTAAACAAAGATGTCTGCCTTGCAATTCCGGCATGAAAACAAGAACTACGGTCAGAGACCCTGCCTGTTGAAAACATGGCAACGGCACTTAAAAGCCTCCATCTTTCAAGGTCAGCAAAAAGTGCCCCTGTATAAACAGATGTGTTTTGATAAGTTCCAGTCACACAATGAAATGCTTGTGTGATCTAGACAAGTGGGCTGTGGGAAAGGGGAGAGATGTTTTCATAGACGGTCATGTCAGGACAGGAGATAGTGGTTGCTTTCTGGAAGACCATCGGAAAAGCAGCTGATGATGAACGAGCAACTCTACGGAATGTAAAAACCAGAGGAGTCCCAGTGACCCTGGATGACCTCTGTCTCAGACTGCATCTCCTAAACCCCAAATAGCTTGAGAGCATGAGGTTGATATAGAGTGCGACTGAACCATTCGTTCCATTTGCCCACACTCAGAAGGTTTCCCATAATGATCACGGCTATGCAGTCATCCATTCACTGATGAGAGCCGTTGAGCAAGCAGAGCTGAGATTCATCATCTCGTGTGGACATATCGGGACTTTTCTGAAGGCTTATTTTCACAAGGGAAATGTTGAAAGTACCTTGCAGTGGTCAATGAGAAAAAGAGTAGAAAGACAGTTCCGCAAGAGTCAGAGCCTAACCTGGCCTGAAAAACGCAGCAATGTTTCTCAATTTAGAAGACAAGATGCATTAAGACTATAAAAAACAACTTTTTGTTCTAACAAtttttttaacaaatcaaaacagAACTAAAAAGAAGAACTGGACACATCTTAAAATGTTACGTAATTATGAACTCAAATTTATTGATGTGAAAGTTGGACTGTATTTTtgtaaagtgtatatatatatatgattttaAAATGTGAAAAACGTGccctttattttttataatcTTTACGTCTATATAAATGCACACAAgcaatcaaagtttatttgtggcTGTATTTAAATGAATACATCCACAAACACTGGCCAATGTGGGTGGGCTTTCCTCACCACAGGGGGAAGGTCCTCTTCTTGTCGCGGCCCATGCGGTTGCGGTTGATGGTGGTGGAGCAGGGAACAGCGTCCAGGTGGTGGGAGCTGTTGGGCAGCGTGGGGACCCACTGGCTGTTCCTCTTCCCCTTCTGCTCCCTGAGATAGACAGAGAAGTAGGAATTTTTGAAAATGCAATACTGTGACCAATGAAACCCATTTTGGTTTGTTCACAAGCCAAGGTGCCTGTAGGTAGCTTGAAAAGGCACATTTTGCATACATACTCCCAAAATTTGGTAGTCAATATTGTCATGCACTAGATGTTATGCAGGACTCTTATGcaattggggtggcaggtagcctagtggttagagcattgggccagtaggttgctagatcaaatccccgagctgacaaggtaaaaatctgtcgttctgcccctgaacatggcagttcgttctgcccctgaacactgtacctaggccatcattgtaaataagttgttcttaactgacttgcctagttaaataaaggttaaataaatacaaaaaaaaaatcatccagtccggctcagttggtagagcattgtgcttgcaacaccagggttgtggattctattccaacgggggaccagtacgaaaagtatgaaaatgtatccactcactagtgtaagttgctctggacaagataagagtgtctgctaaatgactaaaatgtaaaatatgtaaatGCAAATAACAAGGAGGCATCACCTGAGGTAGGCCGGTGGTTCTGTGCTGATGGAAACAGCTTTGTACTTCTCATCGTTCCCCTCGAAGATCTCTTCACATTCGGAGGCCTTCAGCAGAGTCACACTTGTGGCTAAAAGTTATGTAACCATGTGTTGTGTTAAtcctttttttgcactaactcactttacccctacctagaTGTACATAGCTACATCAATTACCTACTACCCTTGCACaccgactcggtactggtactccctgtatatagccatgttatttttactcgttattgttatttaccGTGTAattattcctcgtgtcactatttctattttttatctttaactctgcattgttaaAAAAATGACAAATAAGTGAgcagttagtctacacctgtttgtgAAACGTGACAAAAATGGATGCTAACGTAACTTGCTGTCTGTGCGAATAACAATAAAATAGCTATTTCTGACAAGAGCGTATCACTCACCGTGCGATGATGCTACgatcttcttcctctcctctactgAGGCTAACCTCCTCGAGAGTGATGGGTACCTTTTATACAGGGAGCCCCTGAACATACGCAGGTAGTTTCCAACCTGAGAGCAAGGAAGAGTCAGCTATTCTGGGTTTACTAGTAGAGTATAGGGCCCAGGCAGTCCAGAAACAACCCGTAGCCAAGTAGTGACTGAGCACGTAGCTAGTTAGCCGACGAAACTCAACGATTTACGATTGTACATCGTGGAGTTGAGTAGGCTTGTTAGTTAGCTATGTATACAGTTGTCTACTTTAGTTAGCTAGATCTTGTTTCTGCCTATGATTCATATCTCCAATAGTGTTTGACTATAATATGGGCAGAGAGTAGCTGTTTGGAGTTGTTAAATGAACAATGTTGGGAGAGAACCGCCCAGCGCACAACTCCAGACGGTCACAACAATACCTAACGTTAGCTTGATAGAAAGGAGTTTGTCCATTGAATGGGTCAATGGTGCGCTCAGTTGATTTTGTGCTTTCTACTACAATACACAGCATTATCGTAGGCTACACTGTAACTGCATGCAATATTGACCGTGGTAGtgaactaacgttagctagctagacattGTTAATTCTGCAAAGCGGGATGTTAGCTAGTTTGAgctctagctagctgctaacgttagctttcAGAACAGACACAACAATGCAATGGCACAGGCTGATGATGGCCAAAATGCTGGCTGCCAGTACGCTGTGTTGCCAGCTAAATATTCCCGTTATCATACAGCTCATACATACCTCTGATCCAACCATGTAAAAGTCTCCATCTTGCTCTAACTGAAATTTAATCGGTTTCTGCCCAAAGGTTTTGCTTAACGCCATTTTTACAGTCGCTAGCTAGTAACAAAGCTCCACAGCGCATGCTCACACTGCCATGTTTAAAAGTGTCAGTTCGGCGCCAAGGTGCGATGTCTTGTGAAGATAAGATAAAAACATATAAAAACTGTATTTCTATGGTCTATAACCTGGCATTTGACCGGTGATAAAATGTTtgccaattttttatttttttttataaatgtagcTACCACCTTTGTGGAGAGTTGGTGGTCTAATGAAACTTGTGCATCTGTGACTGATTCTTTGTAGTGTCAGCTGTATTTGGGTGATTGTCAATTTCAGACAGTAGACTAGCCTTCTTcctccaataataataataacgtaTTTGAATCAATGTTTGACATATTTACCCCTCATAAACTACACCTGAACAAAATGATCATCAATATAATGTGTAAAAGCACAGATCATGCCTTTATAAGGTAATTGACATTGTAATATTATGGTCTGCTGCCAATTTCAcgtttttattataaaaaaatgtatttgtaatttaTGTATGTATACTGCACATGCTAGCTAACTACTGCCtactgtaaacagcccatctgtaaacagcccatctatctacctacctcatccccatactgtatttatttatttatcttgctcctttgcaccccagtatctctacttgcacattcatcttcggcacatctaccattccagtgtttaattgctatattgtaattacttcgccaccttggcctatttattgccttaatttacctaatttgcactcactgtatatagacttgttttcttttgttctactgtattattgactgtatgttttgtttattccatgtgtaactgtgttgttgtatgtgtcgaattgctatgctttatcttggccaggtcgcagttgtaaatgagaacttgttctcaactagcctacctggttaaataaaggttaaataaaacatttaaaaaataactaccagggttggggagtatcggattacatgtaagggattacaaaaaacggcagaaatattgtaatcagattacagatacttttgaaaaagtaGATGATTACTTCGTGGATGACTTTTAAATTCGGAAAGGATATTTGTGAGAAAAAACATATTTGACACTTccctgttttctcaatgacattcaaatcagcattgaaaaaataagcaaattgaagtttgttccacctgagcagtgatagaaaatgtacccaattttcatacatcataaaagtaaagatacctttaaaaaaaagtcgcccagtaaaatattacttgaataaaagtctaaaagtagttggttttaaatgtacttaagtatcagacAACACGAtattcttgtttttaaaatttacggatagccaggggcacagttcaacactcagacacaatttacaaacgaagcagttgtgcttagtgagtctgccagatcagaggcagtagaagaGCGttaacaattttcctgtcctgcttgacattcaaaatgtaacgaatacttttgggtgtcacggaaaatgtaaggagtaaaaagtacattttctttaggaatgtagcgaAGTAAAAGTAAAGGTTGTCAAAAATATCaagagtaaagtaaagtacagatacaccaaaaAATTACTTTAGCAGTACTTAAgagtatttttacataagtactttacaccactgcacctgagcgagtctgaccacaagtcagagaccactatgatgacacaccaaatgtgtctgttataatctccacccggggGACCCCAATTTAAAAGGTTTAGAATCGTCTGCTCcgtaggaatgaatggaattgtaCAGTATTTCAACTCAATGTTTCAAGAACAAAATTAcctgtatttaagtatttttttgttgtagttGGGGCAGTAACATTATAACTTTCAAAAtttatactttaaggaaaatgttttttattattttgtatttttatgtttagctcacttaatgtaatttaaaagtatgcattaatatgtgtgtaaaagaataaacatgggCAAAAGAAATGTAGACTAAtacatgcatttctatagcttaaAAAAAGTTTTCgcgtgggggagtgccaagatggaggtgtTGTGACTTGAAAACAGCGCCCCCtgttagtgtatatatatatatatatatatatatatatatatatatatatatatatacacacattttatatatatatatacacacattttttCCCCCTACATTAAACAAATGAAGAATAAAAGCCCTCTCCCTTTTATCTGTGGTGATTTctttgttaggttacagcattACAATGACGTAAACACAACACTTGAAATCTGTGAGTGgtagttttatttaacctttattttatcagggagtcatactgagaccaaggtctcttttacagataaGCCATGAATTACacaaattacagaaaatacacactgaacaaaaatataaaggcaacatgtaaagtgttggtcacatgtttcatgatctgaaataaaaaaatcccagacattttccatacacacaaaaagctttattctctcaaattttgtgcacaaatttgtttatatccctcctttgttcatatttctcctttgccaagataatccatgcacctgacaggtgtggaatatcaagaagctgattaaacagcatgaccattacacagatgcactttgtgctggggccaataaaaggccactttaaaatgtgcagatttgtcacacaacacaatgccacagatgtctcaaattttgagggagcgtgcaattgacatgctgactgcagtaatgtctaccagagctgtttccaggtaatgtcatgtttatttctctatcataaactgcctcaaatgttgttttagagaatttggcagtacatccaactggcctcacaaccacagaccacgtgtaaccacgccaggccAGGACCTCCCCATCTGGCTTTTTCACTGGGATCGTCTGAGGTGGGTGGGGGGTgatgaggagtatttctgtctgtaataaagcccttttgtggggaaaaactcattcttgGCTATCCAGTGGGTGGGcgtggctgccaagtgggtgggcctatgccctcccaggcccacccattgctgcacccctgcccagtcatgtgaaatccatagattagggcatttGAATTGACGtatttccttatattaactgtaactcagtaaaatctttcaaGTTGTTGcatgttatatttttgttcattataaatacaaaatgcaagcagaaagaaaaacacgatcataaaaaacaaaacatattcatcagtaataaggtcctcaataagctttctgaattgccctagagaCACCAAAAcattgttccacaaataaggtgtAAGAAAAGgtgatttacctaactcagtagactagagaccaaaggaatttccagagttcACCTCACTGAGCCCGGGTGTGGTAACTCGTATGTCTAAAGTTTGATGTTTGGTGCAGTGAGACTTTTtggaaaagggctttataaatgaaaacatagcaatcTATCAACCTACGTGACGTCAAAGCGAGCCAActaactttctggtagagaatgctaAGAATACTAAAATTGTCAGCTAGGAACTTGATCAATatggacaccatccaaagtacatatGCTTAAAATCAGAGTTATTTACTCTAGAGTGCAAAAaacatatacttagttttacctgcattctatactaatttcaggtcaataaagtttttctgtaatataggttcagatagagcctggtcaactGTGGGTTCAATACCATACACAACAGTATCATCGGCATACAAGCAGGTTACAACATTTTACAAACAAGttgatattgttatttatttatttaatttaactaggcaagtcagttaagaacaaattcttacttacaatgacggcctaccggggaacagaaCGACAGacttcagggacagaacgacagatttttaccttgtcagctcggggtttcgatccagcaacctttcggttactggcccaatgctctaaccactaggctacctgccaccacagTAGCCTAGCCTATGTAAACATtaaaaagtacaggacccagaatCGACCCCTGCAGGACACCTTTCATTATATCCAGGAAACCTGATTTAATACCATCAGTAGATACACATTGAGTTCTATCTAGTGatttttaaaccagttacatgcAGCCTGATCTAAGACAATTGAGGAAAGCATCTGAATTAGCAGTGAGTGTCGCCACTCAGTTTTAGTTTAAAAtgttaatgtcacatgcacaggatacagcaggtataacaccgtacagtgaaatgcttaacttatgagctctttcccaacaatgctcAATAAACGTTAATATAGATAAGAAATAGAAATATAGATATGAAATAAAGCACGTGAACTGCgagagaagaaaaagaaaagaaacagGAGAATGCAGTTAAGGTATACTGTATACAGGAGAATGCAGTTAAAGTATGCTGTATACAGTTGAGTGCAGTTAAGGTATACTGTATACATGTGAGTGCAGTGCCAATATCATTGttacaatgtgcagggttacTGGAGTGATTGAGGTAGGAATGTACATATAAACAAggggtagccctttcctgcagtcaaatgacctagtggcctgatgggtggaatgttattcatctttttcataatttcatattTAATAGAACTTTATTTTGTTTTAACCGgaaaaaatctggtgtttctacaTCAACATTTTTTGTTAAATTTCAGACttttgtgatgtatataaagtgtaatattgggatgcaaactcaaaatggaatatatttcaactccatatctgacatggtacagatgtcttctttttttaagcccataaacatgtgtgaggtgtatacttttgtttcaaggTAGATTTCTTTAAGACTACCAATAAACActttgtgtgaccctgatttagcccactgcagtaaaaggttaaagtgGCTGCGGCATATGTGGCATATGCGGCATATGTGGTGCGTGCATGGTAATGAGTGAGGGTGAGTGTATGTGTGAGGTGTCAGTGGGGAGTGTGTGAGCATGGGTGCATGAGTGTGTATGTTGGTATGTGTGTATGCGTGAATGTGAAGAGTGTCAGTGTAGGTGTATGTggaagagagagggcaggggTAGTCAGCTATTCAAGTTTTATGCTATTAaacagtcttatggcctgggAAAATAAGCTCTTTTGGAGCCTGTTGGTCCTCAGCCCGATGCTCCAGTACCACCTGCTGGACGGGAGCAGAGGGAACAGTCCATCgctcgggtggctggagtccttttCAGGCCTTTCTCAGACACCGCCTGGCATGAATGTCTTGGATGGCTGGGAGCTCAGATGTCTGTGTCAGGTAGAGACATGCTGTCGCCTAGTGGATAAATAGTAGAACTTGAGATCTCTGAAATGTAATTACTTGTTTAATAATAATTTCATGGGTGCTTATATCATTCCTATTTCACAAATGTAGAAGTGTGCATTACTATGCATGTGTGaattgaaaatgtgttatttgcatatcccaactctccctgatacaccctcagagagtgggaTCATTTATTTATATAACCTTTTTTTAACCTgttaaggacagacgttccgctagcggaacccctagccaacagccaatggcatcgcacggcgcgaaatacaaaaccaactaaaataccacaattacattttctcaaacaatcaactattttacaccattttaaagacaagactctcgttaatctaaccacattgtccgatttcaaaaaggctttacagtgaaagcaaaacattagattatgtcaggagagtaccctgccaaaaataatcacacagccattttcaaagcaagcatatatgtcacaaaaaccaaaaccacagctaaatgcagcactaacctttgatgatcttcatcagatgacactcctaggacattatgttatacaatacatgcatgttttgttcaatcaagttcatatttatatcaaaaaccagctttttacattagcatgtgatgttcagaactagcatacccaccgcaaacttccggtgaatttactaaattactcacgataaacgtttacaaaaaacataattattttaagaattatagatacagaactcctttatgcaatcgcggtgtcagattttaaaatagcttttcggcgaaagcacattttgcaatattctgagtagatagctcggccatcatggctagctattttgacacccaccaagtttggccctcaccaaattcagatttactataaaaaaaattggattacctttgctgttcttcgtcagaatgcactcccaggacttctacaacaaatgtcgttttggttcgaaataatccatagttatattaaaatagctccgttttgttcgtgcgttgaggtcactatccgaagggtgacgcgcgggcgcatttcgtgacaaaaaaattctaaatattccattaccgtacttcgaagcatgtcaaacgctgtttaaaatccatttttatgctatttttctcgtaaaatagcgataatattccaaccgggcgacgttgtattcattcaaagactgaaagaacaaaatggagtagtctcgtggacgtgcatctccagtgtcactgtccccagcctgaccactaacaaatactcctgctgttcttcgcccagagactgcagagctctcattccactttctggcaccttctgagagccaatggaagccttagaaatgtcacgttacagcacagatgctgtattttcgatagagaggctacagaaggacaataaattgtcagacagggcacttcctgtatggaatcttttcaggttttcacctgccatatgagttctgttatactcacagacaccattcaaacagttttagaaactttagagtgttttctatccaaatctactaattatatgcatattctagtttctgggcaggagtagtaaccagattaaatcgggtacgttttttatccggccatgaaaatactgccccctatcccaaacaggttttaactaggcaagtcagttaagaacaaattcttattttacaatgtcagcctaccccggccaaaccctcccctaacccggacgacgctgggccaattgtgcgccaccctatgagaCTCCTGATCagagccggttgtgatacagcccaggatcgaaccagggtctgtagtgacgcctctagcactgagatgtagtgccttagaccgctgcgccacttgggagcctttaatggccagggtctgccattatcaatggcgaccctggagcaagtgctttgctcaagggcccaatgctctaaccgctaggctacctactaCCCTACTCATTTACTGATCTCTTTAATTAAAATCAAGTCATATAATTCGACATAACCTGACATGCAAGCGTTTTTATATAAAAT is a window from the Salmo trutta chromosome 23, fSalTru1.1, whole genome shotgun sequence genome containing:
- the smarcb1b gene encoding SWI/SNF-related matrix-associated actin-dependent regulator of chromatin subfamily B member 1-A isoform X2, which encodes MALSKTFGQKPIKFQLEQDGDFYMVGSEVGNYLRMFRGSLYKRYPSLSRRLASVEERKKIVASSHATSVTLLKASECEEIFEGNDEKYKAVSISTEPPAYLREQKGKRNSQWVPTLPNSSHHLDAVPCSTTINRNRMGRDKKRTFPLCFDDHDPAVIHENASQAEVLVPIRLDMEIDGQKLRDAFTWNMNEKLMTPEMFAEILCDDLDLNPLAFVPAIASAIRQQIESYPTDSILDEQTDQRVIIKLNIHVGNISLVDQFEWDMSERENSPETFALKLCSELGLGGEFVTTIAYSIRGQLSWHQRTYAFSENPLPTVEIAIRNTGDADTWCPLLETLTDAEMEKKIRDQDRNTRRMRRLANTAPAW
- the smarcb1b gene encoding SWI/SNF-related matrix-associated actin-dependent regulator of chromatin subfamily B member 1-A isoform X1, which gives rise to MALSKTFGQKPIKFQLEQDGDFYMVGSEVGNYLRMFRGSLYKRYPSLSRRLASVEERKKIVASSHATSVTLLKASECEEIFEGNDEKYKAVSISTEPPAYLREQKGKRNSQWVPTLPNSSHHLDAVPCSTTINRNRMGRDKKRTFPLCFDDHDPAVIHENASQAEVLVPIRLDMEIDGQKLRDAFTWNMNEKLMTPEMFAEILCDDLDLNPLAFVPAIASAIRQQIESYPTDSILDEQTDQRVIIKLNIHVGNISLVDQFEWDMSERENSPETFALKLCSELGLGGEFVTTIAYSIRGQLSWHQRTYAFRSDFSENPLPTVEIAIRNTGDADTWCPLLETLTDAEMEKKIRDQDRNTRRMRRLANTAPAW